From the Halalkalicoccus sp. CGA53 genome, one window contains:
- the phoU gene encoding phosphate signaling complex protein PhoU: MARKEYQKRLSELRDDVLYMGEVVQERLRMALSALESKDDDLAEEVIVRDSEVNDLYLELERQCTELIARQQPVAGDLRFIAASFKIITDLERIADLATNLGKYTKQARRDVYPDVDVQAIGAVALEMIEAAMDAYADEDVEACYAIDRRDDELDAMCERASGTVVRDLIETELGAGTDEGEIERLLSDVSRVLLTVRDLERIGDHAVNIAARTLYMVENDDELLY, translated from the coding sequence GTCGTCCAGGAGCGGCTGCGGATGGCGCTGTCGGCGCTCGAATCGAAGGACGACGACCTCGCGGAGGAGGTGATCGTCAGAGACAGCGAGGTGAACGATCTCTACCTCGAGCTCGAACGCCAGTGTACGGAGCTGATCGCCCGTCAGCAGCCGGTCGCGGGCGACCTCCGGTTCATCGCGGCCTCGTTCAAGATCATCACGGACCTCGAGCGGATCGCCGACCTCGCGACGAACCTCGGGAAGTACACGAAACAGGCCCGGCGGGACGTCTACCCCGACGTGGACGTCCAGGCGATCGGCGCGGTCGCACTCGAGATGATCGAGGCGGCGATGGACGCCTACGCCGACGAGGACGTCGAGGCGTGCTACGCGATCGACCGGCGCGACGACGAGCTCGACGCGATGTGCGAGCGCGCGAGCGGGACGGTCGTCCGCGACCTGATCGAGACCGAACTCGGGGCCGGAACGGACGAGGGGGAGATCGAACGGCTGCTGAGCGACGTCTCGCGCGTGCTGCTGACCGTGCGGGACTTAGAACGGATCGGCGATCACGCGGTGAACATCGCGGCGCGAACCCTCTACATGGTCGAGAACGACGACGAACTGCTCTACTGA
- a CDS encoding ferredoxin: protein MSDTDGPIDPSEIGEANAPPVEEKPYKIVFEANKCIGAGRCAEVSDNWELDLGTGIAKPRAYFIDEADLDANVEAAEVCPAKKDRGVIHVVDRRTNEEISPDPNGDGTLSVDW, encoded by the coding sequence ATGAGCGACACGGACGGCCCGATCGACCCGAGCGAGATCGGCGAGGCGAACGCCCCGCCGGTCGAGGAGAAGCCCTACAAGATCGTCTTCGAGGCGAACAAGTGCATCGGCGCGGGCCGCTGTGCCGAGGTCTCGGACAACTGGGAGCTCGATCTCGGGACGGGGATCGCGAAACCCAGAGCCTACTTCATCGACGAGGCGGACCTCGACGCGAACGTCGAGGCGGCGGAGGTCTGTCCCGCGAAGAAGGACAGGGGCGTGATCCACGTCGTCGATCGCCGAACGAACGAGGAGATCTCGCCCGATCCGAACGGCGACGGCACCCTCAGCGTCGACTGGTAG
- a CDS encoding peptidylprolyl isomerase, protein MTSATIHTTEGDIEVELYDERAPETVANFRNLVDHDPAASEDPGPETATWEDPETGETRGDALYDGVPFHRVIEGFMIQTGDPEGTGRGGPGYTFDDEFHPELRHDSAGTLSMANRGPDTNGSQFFITLDATPHLDDRHSVFGEVTDGMDIVRKIGSTDTDGNDRPTTPIEIESITVHD, encoded by the coding sequence ATGACGAGCGCGACGATTCACACCACCGAAGGCGACATCGAGGTCGAACTGTACGACGAGCGGGCACCGGAGACGGTCGCGAACTTCCGAAACCTAGTCGACCACGACCCGGCGGCGAGCGAGGACCCCGGGCCGGAGACGGCCACGTGGGAGGACCCCGAAACCGGCGAAACACGGGGGGACGCCCTCTACGACGGCGTCCCGTTCCACCGCGTGATCGAGGGCTTCATGATCCAGACCGGGGACCCGGAGGGCACCGGCCGTGGCGGCCCAGGCTACACGTTCGACGACGAGTTCCACCCGGAACTCCGCCACGACTCGGCCGGCACGCTCTCGATGGCCAACCGCGGTCCGGACACCAACGGCTCGCAGTTCTTCATCACGCTCGATGCCACCCCGCACCTCGACGACCGCCACTCGGTCTTCGGCGAGGTTACTGACGGAATGGACATCGTCCGCAAGATCGGATCGACCGACACGGACGGCAACGACAGGCCGACGACGCCGATCGAGATCGAGTCGATCACCGTCCACGACTGA
- a CDS encoding succinylglutamate desuccinylase/aspartoacylase family protein — protein sequence MPSPGSHTADRITLARLPSGVPIETTVHTYKGRDAGPTLYVQAAQHGREVNGCEVLRRLHDRIDPTELRGKLVVVPVADPLTFDHVSYTTPEVLDSVNPNMNRVWPGDPEGTLHSRMAARLWAYAGEADAIVDLHTGGPTMLTHVVFMEGDDDSRALAEAFGTDVLLGEEAGDEAGEEWGQRNFAGKLRVAATQEGIPSITPELAYNKWLVEEAIEIGLRGMENVLADLDMLDRSVEENGKKILARNHLGRVQAETSGLFRAHPDRELGEPLRAGDPLGTLYDPATYEVLQEAEADREGILYAIAREATVTAGDSLGNVALVREK from the coding sequence ATGCCCAGTCCCGGATCGCACACCGCAGACCGCATCACGCTCGCCCGCCTCCCCTCGGGCGTCCCGATCGAGACGACAGTCCACACGTACAAGGGTCGCGACGCCGGCCCGACGCTCTACGTCCAGGCCGCCCAGCACGGACGCGAGGTCAACGGCTGTGAGGTGCTCCGCCGGCTCCACGACCGGATCGACCCCACGGAGCTGCGCGGAAAGCTCGTCGTCGTCCCGGTCGCCGATCCCCTCACGTTCGATCACGTCTCCTACACCACCCCCGAGGTCCTCGACTCGGTCAACCCGAACATGAACCGCGTCTGGCCGGGCGACCCGGAGGGGACGCTTCACTCCCGCATGGCCGCCCGGCTCTGGGCGTACGCGGGTGAAGCCGACGCGATCGTCGACCTACACACCGGTGGGCCGACGATGCTCACCCACGTCGTCTTCATGGAGGGCGACGACGACTCACGCGCGCTCGCCGAGGCGTTCGGGACGGACGTACTACTCGGCGAGGAGGCCGGCGACGAGGCCGGCGAGGAGTGGGGCCAGCGCAACTTCGCCGGAAAGCTCCGCGTGGCCGCGACCCAGGAGGGCATCCCCTCGATCACGCCCGAACTCGCGTACAACAAGTGGCTCGTCGAGGAGGCGATAGAGATCGGTCTCAGAGGGATGGAGAACGTGCTCGCGGACCTCGACATGCTCGATAGGTCGGTCGAGGAGAACGGCAAGAAGATCCTCGCGCGCAACCACCTCGGCCGGGTGCAGGCCGAGACCTCCGGCCTGTTCCGCGCGCACCCGGATCGGGAACTCGGCGAGCCGCTGCGGGCGGGCGATCCGCTCGGAACGCTCTACGACCCCGCGACCTACGAGGTGCTTCAGGAGGCTGAAGCCGACCGCGAGGGTATCCTCTACGCCATCGCCCGCGAGGCGACCGTAACCGCGGGCGACAGTCTCGGGAACGTCGCGCTCGTCAGGGAGAAGTAG